One segment of Pempheris klunzingeri isolate RE-2024b chromosome 20, fPemKlu1.hap1, whole genome shotgun sequence DNA contains the following:
- the c20h8orf33 gene encoding UPF0488 protein C8orf33 homolog: MKTCNTGGISMTEQKLMFLDIEPKSNRDDRAERPLWTRTDNSFRFDFHTDNSPALQEEAPPSSERTEPSERRISFAGQASAFAFNFQIPPVTPAENMETAETPDTSSPGSRRCVQEEKPPLPQEVNSPPEPPVQTKAKKKKKKKTPSDGSEPQQKPSSAEGSPRGEDTELSAEEQLNKQLDWCIEQLESAMRSQKGTPKQKEEASRALKTLRSSKAPLVKKRQVMRAMVGDYRKKMEEERNKQYKMIQSEIASAQVKVVSDFPKKCVFHRRAEVKTQTATFQENPQQTEAQDSDPTSQTQRVTSAFVLTPAKEEFRFNFL; encoded by the exons ATGAAAACCTGCAACACTGGAGGGATCAGCATGACCGAGCAAAAGCTAATGTTTCTGg ATATTGAGCCCAAGTCAAACAGAGACGACCGAGCTGAAAGGCCCCTCTGGACTCGCACTGACAACAGCTTCAGATTTGACTTCCACACAGACAACTCTCCAGCACTTCAGGAGGAAGCGCCTCCATCATCAGAAAGGACCGAGCCATCAGAGAGAAGAATATCCTTCGCAGGACAGGCCTCTGCTTTTGCCTTCAACTTTCAGATTCCTCCTGTTACACCAGCAGAAAACATGGAGACGGCGGAGACCCCAGACACCTCTTCTCCGGGCAGCCGACGGTGCGTCCAAGAAGAAAAGCCTCCCCTGCCGCAGGAGGTCAACTCTCCGCCTGAACCGCCAGTGCAAACAaaagccaagaagaagaagaagaagaaaacgcCCTCAGATGGCAGCGAGCCGCAGCAGAAGCCGAGTTCAGCTGAGGGGAGTCCGAGAGGCGAGGACACAGAGCTG agtgcagaggagcagctgaacaAACAGCTGGACTGGTGCATCGAGCAGCTGGAGTCAGCAATGAGGTCCCAGAAGGGTACACCGAAGCAGA AGGAGGAAGCCTCTCGTGCCCTGAAGACTCTACGAAGCTCCAAAGCTCCTCTGGTCAAGAAGAGGCAGGTAATGAGAGCCATGGTGGGAGATTACAGGAAAAagatggaagaggagagaaacaagCAGTACAAGATGATCCAGAGTG AAATTGCATCAGCTCAGGTCAAAGTTGTGTCCGATTTCccaaaaaagtgtgttttccaCCGGAGAGCTGAAGTCAAAACTCAGACAGCGACCTTTCAGGAGAACCCCCAACAAACTGAAGCCCAGGATTCAGACCCTACGTCACAGACTCAACGGGTCACATCAGCGTTTGTCTTAACTCCAGCAAAGGAGGAGTTTCGCTTCAATTTTCTGTGA